The following proteins are co-located in the Apium graveolens cultivar Ventura chromosome 5, ASM990537v1, whole genome shotgun sequence genome:
- the LOC141724358 gene encoding CSC1-like protein At1g32090 — translation MANLGDIGVSALINILGAFAFLLAFALLRIQPINDRVYFPKWYINGGRTSPRNNGYFVGKFVNLNFKTYLTFLNWMPQALRMTESQIIDHAGLDSAVFLRIYLLGFKIFGPIAVVALLVLIPVNVSGGTLFFLSKELVVSDIDKLSISNIPSKSIKFFAHISMEYLFTFWTCYMLYKEYERVASMRLKYLASQQRRAEQFTVLVKNVPYASGRSISDSVEIYFKKNHPDHYLCHQAVYNANKFRKLVRKRERLQNWLDYNQLKFERHPEKKRPTSKKGFLGLWGKKVDSIDYYREQLTEFDKKLTMERQRVLKDPKYIMPAAFVSFNSRWGASVCAQTTQSKNPTLWLTNWAPEPRDVYWKNLAIPFVSLTIRKLVISLLVFALVFFYMIPIAFVQSLANLDGLEKVAPFLRPVIELKFVKSFLQGFLPGLALKIFLYILPSVLMAMSKIEGHVAISVLERRTAAKYYYFMLVNVFLGSIATGTAFEQLDSFLHQSPTQIPRTIGVSIPMKATFFITYIMVDGWAGIAGEILRLKPLVIFHLKNMFVVKTERDREKAMDPHGVEFPETLPSLQLYFLLGLVYAVVTPILLPFVVIFFGFAYFVYRHQIINVYNQQYESVAAFWPHVHTRIIASLLISQLLLMGLLSTKKAANSTPFLAVLPILTLTFHKYCKNRFEPAFRKYPLEEAVEKDAEEGGPEHDLSLKSYLSDAYLHPIFRSFEEVGLVEDPETKVEKKPTHHIITPPASQPSSESTPKAEAELSNIQKYEFEAPGNAYHYEVAPPGNAYHYQVESPGNAYNYGPETHSNGPNGYHYEVEAPGNTYHYGDESPGNAYSYAAESPGNAYHYDVEQHSSLYSYADASHHNYRY, via the exons ATGGCAAATCTTGGGGATATAGGTGTTTCTGCTTTGATTAACATTCTGGGTGCTTTTGCATTCTTGCTTGCTTTTGCTTTGCTAAGAATTCAACCCATCAATGACAGAGTTTATTTCCCTAAATGGTATATTAATGGAGGCAGGACTAGTCCCAGAAACAATGGGTATTTTGTGGGCAAGTTTGTTAATCTTAATTTCAAGACTTATCTTACTTTTCTTAACTGGATGCCTCAAGCTTTGAGGATGACTGAGTCTCAGATTATTGACCATGCTGGCCTTGATTCTGCTGTTTTCTTGAGGATTTATCTTCTGGG ATTTAAGATTTTTGGACCAATTGCCGTCGTTGCACTCTTGGTCCTTATCCCAGTCAATGTTTCAGGAGGTACATTGTTTTTCTTGAGCAAAGAGTTGGTCGTTAGTGACATTGACAAACTCTCAATATCAAATATTCCATCTAAATCTATCAA GTTTTTCGCCCACATATCAATGGAGTACCTGTTCACGTTCTGGACGTGTTACATGCTTTACAAGGAATATGAAAGAGTAGCATCGATGAGACTGAAATATTTGGCATCTCAACAGAGGCGTGCAGAACAATTTACT GTGTTAGTCAAGAATGTGCCATATGCATCTGGTCGCTCAATATCAGATAGCGTGGAGATATATTTTAAGAAAAATCATCCAGACCACTATTTATGTCACCAG GCTGTCTACAATGCAAACAAGTTTAGAAAACTTGTTAGGAAAAGAGAGAGACTCCAAAACTGGCTAGACTATAACCAACTTAAATTTGAAAGACATCCAGAAAAAAAGAGGCCGACTAGTAAG AAAGGATTTCTAGGGCTTTGGGGTAAAAAAGTGGATTCTATTGACTACTACAGAGAACAGTTGACCGAATTTGACAAAAAA TTAACAATGGAGCGCCAGCGAGTTCTCAAGGACCCAAAATATATAATGCCTGCTGCCTTTGTATCTTTTAATTCACGATGGGGTGCTTCTGTTTGTGCACAAACAACGCAAAGCAAGAATCCAACTCTCTGGTTAACAAATTGGGCCCCCGAACCAAGAGATGTATATTGGAAAAATCTAGCTATACCCTTTGTTTCTTTGACCATCAGAAAACTTGTGATATCTTTGTTGGTCTTTGCACTTGTCTTCTTCTACATGATACCCATTGCCTTCGTGCAATCACTAGCCAATCTGGACGGTCTTGAAAAGGTTGCTCCTTTCCTCAGGCCAGTAATCGAATT GAAATTCGTCAAATCATTTTTACAGGGTTTCCTTCCCGGTCTAGCCTTAAAAATCTTTTTGTATATCCTTCCTTCTGTTCTGATGGCAATGTCAAAGATTGAGGGACATGTAGCAATTTCAGTATTAGAACGGAGGACAGCTGCCAAATACTACTACTTTATGCTAGTTAATGTATTCCTGGGAAGCATTGCAACTGGAACAGCTTTTGAACAACTAGATTCTTTCCTTCATCAGTCGCCTACCCA GATTCCACGGACTATTGGAGTGTCCATACCAATGAAAGCGACTTTCTTTATTACATATATCATGGTTGATGGATGGGCTGGCATTGCTGGCGAGATTCTTCGGTTAAAACCTTTAGTTATTTTTCACCTTAAAAACATGTTTGTGGTGAAAACTGAAAGGGATAGGGAGAAGGCAATGGACCCTCATGGTGTGGAATTTCCTGAGACTCTCCCAAGTCTGCAACTATACTTCCTCCTTGGTCTTGTGTATGCCGTGGTCACTCCGATCCTTCTTCCTTTTGTGGTGATCTTCTTCGGATTCGCGTACTTTGTGTATCGTCACCAG ATAATTAATGTTTATAATCAACAATATGAAAGTGTTGCAGCCTTCTGGCCGCATGTTCACACCCGCATAATAGCAAGCTTGTTGATATCTCAACTACTGCTAATGGGTTTACTAAGCACCAAAAAGGCTGCAAATTCTACCCCTTTTCTTGCTGTGTTGCCCATTCTGACACTAACATTCCACAAGTATTGTAAGAATAGGTTCGAGCCTGCATTCAGAAAGTACCCCCTTGAG GAAGCCGTAGAGAAGGATGCAGAGGAAGGAGGTCCTGAACATGATCTCAGTTTGAAGTCGTACTTATCTGATGCATATTTACACCCCATTTTCCGCTCTTTTGAAGAAGTTGGTCTAGTTGAGGACCCTGAAACAAAAGTTGAGAAAAAACCAACCCACCACATTATCACTCCTCCAGCAAGCCAACCTAGTTCCGAGTCCACTCCCAAAGCCGAAGCTGAGCTGTCTAATATTCAAAAGTATGAATTTGAAGCACCAGGAAATGCATATCACTACGAAGTTGCACCTCCTGGTAATGCATATCATTACCAAGTCGAATCACCGGGCAATGCATATAACTATGGACCAGAAACTCACAGCAATGGTCCTAATGGATATCATTATGAAGTTGAAGCTCCTGGGAACACATATCACTATGGAGATGAGTCACCTGGGAATGCATACAGCTACGCAGCTGAGTCGCCTGGTAATGCATATCACTATGATGTCGAGCAACACTCTAGTCTTTATTCTTATGCCGACGCTTCCCATCATAACTATCGTTACTAA